A single Parabacteroides timonensis DNA region contains:
- a CDS encoding SusC/RagA family TonB-linked outer membrane protein, which yields MTNFTSDSRIRRVLLVPAGIVACSLFTPFCATAGTDFPVAISHQVRTKIQVSGTIVDATGLPLIGATVLEKASGNGTITDVDGNFSLAVPSDAVLSVSYIGYKPQDVVVNGKTTFHIVLEDDAEKLEEVVVVGYGVQRKVNLSGSVDQINAKQLEARPITNISKGLQGMIPNLNIDFTSGEPGQAAKINIRGEASINGGSPLILIDGVASDAEELNRLLPEDIETLSVLKDASSAAIYGARAAFGVILITTKQGNTDRIQVSYNNNFAWKRPSILPNKTSDPYIYLKLKNIAVLNTPWSSGHVASDERLEWARQRSDNPDGTDPVRLNPLDETQWEYMGNRDWTRYFLDKNTFSNTHQLSVSGATEKTKFYLSGGVDDENGILARIVKNDNYRRYSMRAKVSYKVWDWLTLSNNTSFVATNRIKPSYLSSRGEPYIDSNGIRQKGNGDSNMSIFYDLAPTDWDKNPDGTWANNSAGIAMAQLVDGGEETTKYNRLQSTFSAEMSFLEKMLLVNANFTFMKGNEDYNWFKNKYTIGYGPDDIRELGDSKAYKSTTNDYYSVLELFATFNKAFGKHYVTGILGFNQEYNRWNWYKAEREGIISSSLPSIGLSSGDQFVSEQYADWAIRGLFFRANYTYDNRYIFEVNGRYDGTSRFPKEKRFGFFPSASAAWRVDAEPFFESLRETVSQLKVRASYGSLGNQLVGEYGYIPAMSSQLGSYIINGKLQQVVTPPSLVSPDYTWEEVRTLNGGLDLAFLDNKLTATVDVYRRDTKGMLTLGKELPGVLGASEPKENAADMKTTGWELTVGYRDQFQLDGKPFNWGAKFMLSDNRSWITRFDNPTRSLTQYYEGQELGEIWGLQSDGFFQSEEEIKNLDQSSIIPWGALEIVNGWPKYKDLNGDKKITKGNTTVDDPGDLSIIGNSSPRFRFGFNLNAEWNGFDLSAFFQGIAKRDYYPISYLYWGFYQQPYAGGPEHLFDFYRPTTDSDVDMAKHSQSYIAAGLANQNLNVRYPVLQSWLADKNLGTGIDQSMGLAIPQTNYLLNGAYLRIKNITLGYTLPSEWTKKAHLSRVRVFVSGDNIFEWSALKKYFDPEAVTDESNYGYVYPFNRQYSFGVNVTF from the coding sequence ATGACAAATTTTACTTCTGACTCGCGTATAAGGCGTGTGCTCTTAGTACCGGCCGGAATAGTGGCCTGCAGCTTGTTTACCCCTTTTTGCGCTACTGCCGGGACCGACTTCCCGGTAGCCATCTCCCATCAGGTGCGAACGAAAATACAAGTGAGCGGTACCATTGTAGATGCTACCGGCCTGCCACTGATCGGGGCGACCGTATTGGAAAAAGCCAGTGGTAACGGAACAATTACCGACGTCGACGGGAACTTCAGCTTGGCTGTCCCCTCCGATGCCGTCCTGTCGGTAAGCTATATCGGTTATAAACCGCAGGATGTCGTAGTCAACGGAAAGACTACCTTCCATATCGTACTGGAAGATGATGCAGAGAAACTGGAAGAAGTGGTCGTTGTCGGCTACGGAGTACAGCGGAAGGTAAACCTCTCCGGTTCGGTAGACCAGATTAATGCCAAGCAACTGGAAGCCCGTCCGATCACCAACATTTCCAAAGGATTACAGGGAATGATACCCAACCTCAACATCGACTTTACCAGCGGCGAACCGGGACAGGCTGCCAAGATCAATATCCGTGGAGAAGCCTCCATCAATGGCGGCAGCCCGCTGATCCTGATTGACGGGGTCGCTTCGGATGCAGAAGAGCTGAACCGCCTGCTGCCGGAAGATATCGAAACCCTTTCCGTATTGAAAGATGCATCTTCGGCTGCCATCTACGGTGCACGTGCAGCCTTCGGTGTGATCCTGATCACGACCAAACAAGGTAACACCGATCGCATCCAGGTGAGCTACAATAATAACTTTGCCTGGAAACGCCCCTCTATCCTCCCTAACAAGACTTCCGACCCCTATATCTACCTGAAACTGAAAAATATCGCCGTACTGAACACTCCCTGGAGCTCCGGCCACGTCGCCAGCGACGAACGCCTCGAATGGGCCCGTCAACGTTCCGACAACCCGGACGGCACCGATCCGGTACGCCTCAACCCGCTGGATGAAACACAGTGGGAATATATGGGGAATCGCGACTGGACACGTTATTTTCTGGATAAGAATACGTTTAGCAATACCCACCAACTGTCGGTATCCGGAGCGACGGAGAAAACAAAATTCTATCTTTCCGGAGGTGTCGACGATGAGAACGGTATCTTGGCAAGGATCGTAAAGAACGACAACTACCGCCGTTACAGCATGCGTGCCAAGGTGAGTTACAAAGTTTGGGACTGGCTGACGTTATCGAACAATACGTCGTTCGTGGCAACCAACCGCATCAAGCCCAGTTATCTTTCCAGCCGCGGCGAACCATATATCGACAGTAACGGCATCCGGCAAAAAGGAAACGGCGATTCGAATATGAGTATCTTCTACGACCTCGCTCCTACTGACTGGGATAAAAACCCGGACGGTACCTGGGCTAATAACTCTGCCGGTATCGCTATGGCTCAATTGGTAGATGGTGGAGAAGAAACGACTAAATATAATCGCTTGCAGAGCACTTTCTCCGCAGAAATGTCCTTCCTGGAAAAGATGTTATTGGTAAATGCCAACTTCACCTTTATGAAAGGGAATGAAGATTACAACTGGTTCAAGAACAAATATACCATCGGGTATGGCCCGGACGACATCCGCGAACTGGGTGACAGCAAGGCGTACAAAAGTACAACCAACGATTATTACAGCGTGTTGGAACTCTTCGCGACCTTCAATAAGGCGTTCGGTAAACATTATGTGACCGGTATCCTTGGATTCAACCAGGAATACAACCGCTGGAATTGGTATAAAGCCGAACGGGAGGGTATTATCTCGAGCTCGCTTCCATCCATCGGACTCTCGTCGGGCGACCAGTTCGTCAGCGAACAGTATGCCGACTGGGCAATACGCGGTCTCTTCTTCCGTGCCAATTATACCTACGACAACCGGTATATCTTCGAAGTGAACGGACGTTACGACGGAACCTCCCGTTTCCCGAAAGAGAAACGTTTCGGATTCTTCCCCTCCGCTTCCGCCGCCTGGCGTGTGGATGCAGAGCCGTTCTTCGAATCGCTGCGGGAGACAGTCAGTCAGTTGAAGGTTCGTGCTTCCTATGGTTCGCTGGGTAATCAGCTGGTCGGGGAATACGGATATATCCCGGCGATGAGCTCGCAGCTGGGAAGTTATATCATTAACGGCAAGTTACAACAGGTAGTCACTCCCCCTTCCTTGGTTTCTCCGGATTACACCTGGGAAGAGGTACGTACCTTGAACGGCGGTCTCGACCTGGCTTTTCTCGATAATAAGCTGACGGCCACCGTCGATGTATACCGTCGCGATACCAAAGGAATGCTTACCCTGGGAAAAGAACTTCCCGGCGTACTGGGAGCCAGCGAACCCAAAGAGAACGCGGCCGATATGAAAACAACCGGTTGGGAATTGACCGTAGGTTACCGCGACCAGTTCCAGTTGGACGGAAAACCATTCAACTGGGGAGCCAAGTTCATGTTATCGGACAACCGCTCCTGGATCACCCGTTTCGACAATCCGACCCGGAGCCTGACCCAATATTACGAAGGACAGGAACTGGGCGAAATCTGGGGTTTACAAAGCGATGGCTTCTTCCAGAGCGAAGAGGAAATCAAGAACCTCGACCAGTCGTCCATCATTCCCTGGGGTGCTCTGGAGATTGTCAACGGATGGCCGAAATACAAAGACCTGAACGGTGACAAAAAGATCACCAAAGGAAACACGACCGTAGACGATCCGGGTGACCTGAGCATCATCGGCAACTCTTCACCCCGTTTCCGCTTCGGGTTCAACCTGAATGCCGAATGGAACGGTTTCGACCTGTCCGCTTTCTTCCAGGGAATTGCCAAACGCGACTATTACCCGATCAGTTACTTATACTGGGGATTCTACCAGCAACCCTATGCCGGCGGTCCCGAACACCTGTTCGACTTCTACCGCCCGACAACCGACAGCGATGTGGATATGGCTAAACACTCACAGTCGTATATCGCAGCCGGACTGGCTAACCAGAATCTTAATGTCCGTTATCCGGTGCTCCAATCCTGGCTGGCCGACAAGAACCTGGGAACCGGTATCGATCAGTCGATGGGGCTGGCTATTCCTCAGACCAACTATCTATTAAACGGTGCTTACCTGCGTATCAAGAACATCACGCTGGGGTATACTTTGCCGAGTGAATGGACTAAAAAGGCACACCTGAGCCGAGTACGTGTGTTCGTCAGCGGTGACAATATCTTCGAATGGAGTGCCCTGAAGAAATATTTCGATCCCGAGGCTGTGACCGACGAATCCAACTACGGGTATGTCTATCCATTCAACCGCCAATATTCATTTGGCGTCAATGTGACATTCTAA
- a CDS encoding putative transporter: MDWLQEAFFEPTMLQAVIVISLVSAVGLFLGKQKIFGISLGITFVFFAGIMAGHLGIVVNKDMLNFAQSFGLILFVYSLGLQVGPGFFSSLKKGGVAMNMMGLGVILLGLIMTLALHWTTGVSLPNMVGLLCGAVTNTPALGAAQQALLQVNPADYKEVTDMALACAVAYPLGVVGVIMAIILLRKVFGNKNLPDEKEKHNSKPSVTEFHISNPAVYDKSIKDIMKLTEKHFVISRVWRNGKVSIPTSDMILHEDDHLLIISQKSDTETIKVLFGEEENVDWNKEDIDWNAIDSQLVSRRIVVTRNRVNGVKLGSLRLRNLYGINITRVNRAGIDLIADTNLRLQIGDRLTIVGEKNAVNNVGKILGDEIKRLDNPNLLAVFIGISLGVLLGSLPIMLPGMTTPIKLGIAGGPIIVGILMGAFGPRFHLTTYTTMSANLMLRQLGIVIYLAGLGIDSGAHFFETVFRAEGLLWIGLGFLLTIVPILIVGFIASQFLKLDYAHNVGMLCGSMANPMALTYANTTVEGDEPSVAYATVYPLSMFIRVISAQLIIMLFM; the protein is encoded by the coding sequence ATGGATTGGTTGCAGGAAGCTTTTTTTGAGCCGACGATGTTGCAGGCTGTTATCGTGATCTCATTGGTTTCGGCGGTGGGATTATTTCTGGGAAAACAGAAGATATTCGGTATTTCACTGGGTATCACTTTTGTTTTCTTTGCTGGAATTATGGCCGGACATTTAGGGATCGTTGTCAATAAGGACATGCTGAACTTTGCACAGAGTTTCGGTCTGATCCTGTTTGTCTATTCCCTGGGGCTACAGGTCGGCCCGGGTTTCTTCTCTTCACTGAAGAAAGGAGGTGTCGCTATGAATATGATGGGACTGGGCGTGATCCTGCTCGGATTGATTATGACGCTTGCCCTGCACTGGACCACAGGTGTTTCACTTCCGAATATGGTCGGATTGCTCTGCGGGGCAGTCACTAATACACCGGCACTGGGAGCTGCCCAACAGGCTTTACTCCAGGTGAATCCTGCCGATTATAAAGAAGTGACCGACATGGCATTGGCTTGTGCCGTAGCTTATCCCCTGGGCGTTGTAGGTGTGATCATGGCTATTATCCTGCTACGGAAAGTATTCGGTAACAAGAACCTGCCGGACGAAAAGGAAAAACACAACTCTAAACCCAGTGTTACCGAATTCCATATCAGCAACCCTGCTGTCTACGACAAAAGTATCAAAGATATCATGAAGCTGACGGAGAAACATTTCGTTATTTCACGGGTATGGCGTAACGGAAAAGTCAGTATTCCTACTTCCGATATGATACTTCACGAAGACGACCATCTATTGATTATCTCCCAAAAATCAGATACTGAAACAATCAAAGTCCTCTTCGGAGAAGAAGAAAACGTAGACTGGAACAAAGAAGATATCGATTGGAACGCAATCGACTCACAACTGGTTTCCCGCCGTATCGTCGTCACCCGCAACCGCGTGAACGGTGTAAAGCTCGGATCACTCCGTCTGCGTAACCTCTACGGTATCAATATCACCCGTGTCAATCGTGCCGGTATCGACCTGATAGCCGACACAAACCTGCGCTTGCAAATCGGCGACCGTCTGACGATCGTCGGTGAAAAGAATGCGGTTAATAATGTAGGAAAGATACTGGGTGATGAGATCAAACGTCTGGACAACCCGAACTTGCTTGCCGTATTTATCGGCATCTCGCTGGGTGTCCTGCTGGGTTCCCTACCTATTATGCTGCCGGGCATGACTACCCCTATCAAACTGGGTATTGCCGGCGGTCCGATCATCGTAGGTATCCTGATGGGAGCCTTCGGTCCACGTTTCCACCTGACCACTTATACAACAATGAGTGCCAACCTGATGCTACGTCAACTGGGTATCGTAATCTATCTGGCAGGACTGGGAATCGATTCGGGAGCCCACTTCTTCGAGACGGTATTCCGGGCGGAAGGCCTATTATGGATTGGTCTCGGTTTCCTGTTGACTATCGTTCCTATACTGATTGTCGGCTTCATCGCCTCTCAATTCCTCAAACTCGACTATGCCCATAACGTCGGAATGCTCTGCGGCAGTATGGCGAATCCTATGGCGTTGACCTATGCCAACACCACAGTGGAAGGCGACGAACCTTCCGTTGCCTATGCAACGGTATATCCCCTTTCGATGTTTATCAGGGTGATATCGGCTCAACTTATTATTATGCTATTTATGTAA
- a CDS encoding RagB/SusD family nutrient uptake outer membrane protein — MKKELYSLATILACLAATSCNDSFMDRQPQTEIGVDSYFNTEQDLKMYCYNFYDFPNFNNYTADAGTDNQATTDVVEVKNIMISTNPNSTTVSAGWDWDKLRTINLFLENCERAAVAEDVLAHYQGVARFFRARFYMDKVKRFSDVPWYEKTLTTADEDLYKPRDSRDFVIQKIFEDFQFAAEHVKTGQETGAVDKWVVLTYMARHALYEGTYRKYHDELNLQSSAGTYLKMAADVALQIMNEGGFSIYTTGDVDNDYHTLFESSDLSTNPEIILATYFDRKIQGNGFWAFMFGNYIPCPTKDLVQSYLMKDGSYYSTQPGYETKQFVEEFQNRDPRMWQTLAWPGWELINTMTYAPGAGIYVQNLNKNFSGYHQIKGFINNKDEDYYLGIDYPVLRYAEVLLTYAEARAELGELTQDDLNKTINLLRSRTGIPAMKLNPIADPIMQKAFPNISSTLQEIRRERRVELALEGFRYDDLMRWKAGKLLEKEPEGLYFPSLGKFDLTGDGIEDIYLIPSSQDIPAEADKESNSLGKKLVYYRTGTIDDTNATVYLTEGTKGNILTIKEIGTFQEPKFYYRPVPKHEMELNPALAPQLFGWE; from the coding sequence ATGAAAAAAGAATTATATTCCCTGGCAACGATCCTTGCCTGCCTCGCAGCGACCTCCTGCAACGACAGTTTCATGGACCGTCAACCACAGACGGAAATCGGCGTGGACAGTTACTTCAATACGGAACAAGACCTGAAAATGTATTGCTACAACTTCTACGATTTTCCCAACTTCAATAACTATACAGCAGATGCCGGCACAGATAACCAGGCAACAACGGACGTGGTGGAAGTAAAGAACATCATGATCTCGACCAACCCCAATTCGACAACCGTCAGTGCCGGCTGGGACTGGGATAAACTGCGCACGATCAACCTTTTCCTCGAAAACTGCGAAAGGGCGGCAGTAGCCGAAGACGTACTAGCCCACTATCAGGGGGTTGCCCGCTTCTTCCGTGCCCGTTTCTATATGGACAAGGTGAAACGCTTCTCCGATGTTCCCTGGTACGAAAAGACATTGACTACCGCAGATGAAGATTTATACAAGCCGCGCGACTCAAGGGATTTCGTCATTCAGAAGATATTCGAGGATTTCCAGTTCGCCGCCGAACATGTAAAGACCGGCCAGGAGACCGGTGCCGTAGATAAATGGGTTGTCCTCACTTATATGGCGCGTCATGCCTTATATGAGGGTACTTACCGTAAGTATCACGACGAGCTGAACCTGCAAAGTTCTGCCGGCACTTACCTGAAAATGGCAGCCGATGTTGCCCTTCAAATCATGAACGAAGGAGGCTTCAGCATCTACACGACAGGTGATGTAGACAACGATTATCACACCTTGTTCGAAAGTTCCGACCTGAGTACCAACCCGGAAATCATTCTGGCGACCTACTTCGACAGGAAGATACAGGGGAACGGCTTCTGGGCCTTTATGTTCGGTAATTATATCCCCTGTCCGACCAAAGACTTGGTACAGTCGTACCTGATGAAAGACGGTTCTTACTACTCCACCCAACCGGGTTACGAGACCAAACAGTTCGTCGAAGAGTTCCAGAACCGTGACCCGCGTATGTGGCAGACTCTCGCCTGGCCGGGATGGGAGCTGATCAACACAATGACCTATGCGCCGGGAGCAGGCATCTATGTGCAGAACCTGAATAAAAACTTCTCGGGTTACCATCAAATCAAAGGTTTTATCAATAATAAGGACGAAGACTATTACCTGGGCATAGACTATCCGGTACTCCGCTATGCCGAAGTGTTGCTGACCTATGCCGAAGCCCGTGCCGAACTGGGCGAACTGACGCAGGACGACCTGAACAAAACAATCAACCTGCTCCGTTCACGCACCGGCATCCCTGCCATGAAACTGAATCCGATAGCCGATCCGATCATGCAGAAAGCCTTCCCGAATATCTCTTCCACCCTGCAGGAGATACGCCGCGAACGCCGTGTCGAACTGGCCCTCGAAGGTTTCCGCTACGACGACCTGATGCGCTGGAAAGCCGGAAAGCTATTGGAAAAAGAACCCGAAGGCCTCTACTTTCCCTCTCTAGGCAAGTTCGACCTGACCGGAGACGGCATCGAAGATATTTACCTAATCCCTTCTTCACAGGATATCCCTGCCGAAGCAGACAAAGAAAGCAACTCACTGGGCAAAAAGCTGGTCTATTACAGAACCGGAACGATCGACGACACGAACGCAACCGTCTACCTGACAGAAGGCACGAAAGGAAATATCCTGACCATCAAAGAGATCGGCACGTTCCAGGAGCCTAAGTTCTACTATCGCCCCGTTCCCAAACACGAAATGGAACTGAATCCGGCACTGGCTCCGCAGTTGTTCGGATGGGAATAG
- a CDS encoding Gfo/Idh/MocA family oxidoreductase — translation MATENNNNTPKENKGPESEGRRNALKALATIPVLGALGFGVYRKQQYDKKTKSLGSSFRFDKEHYMIPAQPDGKKIRIGMIGFGIRGKQLMRGAGFAEPSWIDGLIEGAKNDSKDKRYEQFLQQDDLNIEITGVCDIFDVYGEAAVLAASNIHREGSNGTFGKAPKRYRTYQELLAADDIDAVIIATPDHWHSTMAMEAAKAGKHVYVEKPLSWTVPETYKVREVVKETGIVFQLGHQGRQTDSYIRAKEIIDKGLIGKVSLIEVCTNRNDPNGAWVYPLIDGASPETIDWKQFEGPEERIKEYTDYMTSNNLQRYIGPDPRDKFSLERFFRWRCWWDYSTGLSGDLLTHEYDAINQIFDVGIPHSATSSGGVYYFKDGRTVPDVLQTTFEFPDRDMTMLYSATLASNRPRGKVIMGHDAQMELSNTITLKADPASEIYKEKIDKGIIKPNEPFYTYVPGQNSVDAITSPTELYFAQRGLLYTYVSGKRYDTTHLHIREWLECIRQNKQPSCNIDAAFQEAMTAHMGTHAYLEGRTMYWDKEKEEIVRG, via the coding sequence ATGGCAACAGAAAATAACAACAATACTCCGAAAGAAAATAAAGGCCCTGAATCGGAAGGCCGACGCAATGCCCTGAAGGCACTTGCCACTATCCCTGTATTGGGTGCACTGGGCTTTGGTGTTTACAGGAAACAACAATACGATAAAAAAACGAAAAGCCTGGGCAGTTCTTTCCGTTTCGATAAGGAACATTATATGATCCCTGCCCAACCGGACGGAAAGAAGATACGTATCGGGATGATCGGTTTCGGTATCCGTGGTAAACAGTTGATGCGTGGTGCCGGTTTCGCCGAACCATCCTGGATCGACGGACTGATCGAAGGAGCAAAGAATGACAGTAAGGACAAGCGTTACGAACAATTCCTGCAACAAGACGATCTGAATATCGAAATAACCGGCGTATGCGATATCTTCGATGTATATGGTGAAGCGGCTGTACTGGCTGCCTCCAACATCCACCGCGAAGGATCGAACGGTACTTTCGGCAAGGCTCCGAAGCGTTACAGAACCTATCAGGAACTGTTGGCGGCCGACGATATCGACGCCGTTATCATTGCGACTCCCGACCATTGGCACAGTACGATGGCGATGGAAGCGGCCAAGGCCGGCAAGCATGTGTATGTAGAGAAACCGCTTTCGTGGACGGTTCCCGAAACTTATAAGGTACGGGAAGTGGTGAAAGAAACCGGTATTGTATTTCAGTTAGGTCACCAAGGACGTCAGACCGACAGTTATATCCGTGCTAAAGAGATCATCGACAAAGGCCTGATCGGTAAAGTATCCCTGATCGAAGTATGTACCAACCGTAACGATCCGAACGGAGCCTGGGTGTATCCGCTGATCGACGGTGCTTCCCCCGAAACGATCGACTGGAAACAGTTCGAAGGACCGGAAGAACGTATCAAGGAATATACCGACTATATGACTTCCAATAACCTGCAACGGTACATAGGTCCTGATCCTCGTGATAAGTTCAGCCTGGAACGTTTCTTCCGCTGGCGTTGCTGGTGGGATTACAGTACAGGTTTGAGCGGTGACCTATTGACACACGAATATGATGCGATCAACCAGATATTCGATGTCGGTATTCCTCACTCGGCAACCTCTTCCGGTGGCGTCTATTACTTCAAGGATGGCCGTACTGTGCCGGATGTATTGCAGACTACCTTCGAATTTCCGGATCGCGATATGACAATGTTGTATAGTGCCACCCTGGCGAGCAACCGTCCGCGTGGTAAAGTCATTATGGGACACGACGCCCAGATGGAGCTTTCCAATACGATTACCCTGAAGGCCGACCCAGCTTCCGAGATCTATAAGGAGAAGATCGACAAGGGAATTATCAAACCGAATGAACCATTTTACACCTATGTACCGGGACAAAATTCGGTGGATGCCATCACGTCGCCTACTGAGTTGTATTTCGCCCAACGTGGCCTGCTTTATACGTATGTAAGCGGCAAACGTTACGACACAACTCACCTCCATATACGCGAATGGCTGGAATGTATCCGTCAGAACAAGCAACCCAGTTGTAATATCGATGCTGCATTCCAGGAAGCCATGACCGCCCACATGGGAACCCATGCTTATCTGGAAGGACGTACGATGTACTGGGATAAAGAGAAAGAAGAGATCGTAAGAGGATAA
- a CDS encoding HU family DNA-binding protein gives MNKTELVKSISSRTAYTETACWNILNLLLDTMAEELNSENDIALHGFGSFSPWHQTSRIGRNPQTGNSCMISPE, from the coding sequence ATGAATAAAACAGAATTGGTAAAATCTATATCCAGCCGCACCGCATATACGGAAACAGCTTGCTGGAATATACTGAATCTTTTGTTGGATACGATGGCAGAAGAACTAAACTCCGAAAACGATATTGCCCTGCATGGTTTCGGTTCTTTCTCACCCTGGCATCAAACCAGCCGCATCGGCCGCAATCCCCAAACTGGTAATTCCTGCATGATCTCCCCAGAGTAA
- a CDS encoding Sb-PDE family phosphodiesterase: MKTTNVLIALSLLAAGICANAQEALPKQIKAGKERVKARKEIRLPQIDGYNLLKCDFHIHTIFSDGIVWPTLRVQEAWEEGLDAIAITDHIEGQPARPAIEKGNHNYSFELAQEEAARREIILIKGGEITRSMPPGHLNALFVKDVNALDQKDYMKAIEEAHNQGAFIQWNHPGWGVDSIQWHDVHETLYQKGWLNGIEVFNEFEWYPVALNWVNEKNLTLLCNTDVHDVIERLYDFRTTSHRPMTLVLSKDRTAEGIREALFDRRTLIWFYDTLMGKEDLLQKFFQASIEVKPIHHTTPERSYRSIVNRTDVPFLLKKIDKNANGYPETIEVPAGETVLVILPKNESSQSVSYQVDNMIVSPEKKLQVQLFGK; this comes from the coding sequence ATGAAGACAACAAACGTATTAATCGCACTATCATTATTGGCGGCAGGTATATGCGCAAATGCGCAGGAAGCACTGCCCAAGCAGATAAAAGCAGGAAAAGAACGCGTCAAGGCACGCAAAGAGATTCGCCTGCCGCAAATCGACGGGTACAACCTATTAAAATGTGACTTCCATATCCACACGATCTTCTCTGACGGTATCGTCTGGCCGACCCTGCGGGTGCAGGAAGCCTGGGAAGAAGGCCTGGATGCAATCGCCATCACCGACCATATCGAAGGGCAGCCGGCACGTCCGGCCATCGAAAAGGGTAATCATAACTATTCTTTCGAGCTGGCCCAGGAGGAAGCGGCACGCCGGGAGATCATCCTTATCAAAGGGGGTGAAATCACCCGTTCGATGCCTCCCGGTCATTTAAATGCTTTATTCGTCAAAGACGTGAATGCCCTCGACCAGAAGGATTATATGAAAGCAATTGAAGAAGCACATAACCAGGGAGCCTTTATCCAGTGGAACCATCCGGGATGGGGTGTCGACTCTATCCAGTGGCACGACGTGCACGAGACACTCTACCAGAAAGGTTGGCTGAACGGTATCGAGGTTTTCAACGAGTTCGAATGGTATCCGGTTGCTTTGAACTGGGTGAACGAAAAGAACCTGACCCTGCTTTGTAACACCGACGTACACGACGTAATCGAACGTTTATATGACTTCCGCACCACCAGCCACCGTCCGATGACGCTTGTCTTGTCGAAAGACCGCACAGCTGAAGGAATCCGGGAAGCGCTCTTCGACCGCCGCACCCTGATCTGGTTTTACGACACCCTGATGGGGAAAGAAGACCTGCTGCAGAAGTTCTTCCAGGCCTCCATCGAAGTGAAACCGATCCACCACACCACTCCCGAACGTTCTTACCGGAGCATCGTCAACCGCACAGATGTCCCTTTCCTGTTAAAGAAAATCGACAAAAATGCCAACGGCTACCCGGAAACGATCGAAGTACCAGCAGGAGAAACGGTCTTGGTTATTCTGCCTAAAAATGAAAGCAGTCAGTCGGTCAGCTATCAGGTAGACAATATGATTGTCAGCCCGGAAAAGAAATTACAAGTACAGTTATTCGGCAAGTAA
- a CDS encoding DoxX family membrane protein — MIQKDSYTSAQLTAMVVLRLFIGWHFAYEGLVKILNPKWTSLPYLMDSKGFMSDFFSGLASDPAMMNMVNALNEWALLLIGLGLITGAFSKLSSIGAMILLTFYYLSHPSFIGAQYMMPFEGSYLWIDKNLVEMAALAVLLAFPTSHIIGLDRYLKKAIPLLSKLKLM, encoded by the coding sequence ATGATACAGAAAGATTCTTACACTTCTGCGCAGTTGACCGCGATGGTTGTACTGCGATTATTTATTGGTTGGCATTTTGCCTATGAAGGGTTGGTGAAGATCCTGAATCCAAAATGGACTTCATTGCCTTATCTGATGGATTCCAAAGGTTTTATGTCAGACTTTTTCTCCGGATTGGCTAGCGATCCGGCTATGATGAACATGGTCAACGCGTTGAACGAATGGGCATTGCTGTTGATTGGTCTTGGACTGATTACAGGTGCTTTCAGCAAACTCTCTTCTATCGGGGCAATGATATTGCTTACGTTTTATTACCTTTCCCATCCTTCATTTATCGGTGCACAATATATGATGCCGTTTGAAGGATCTTATCTGTGGATAGACAAGAATCTGGTCGAGATGGCGGCATTAGCTGTATTGTTGGCTTTCCCAACCTCTCATATTATCGGGCTGGATCGCTACCTGAAAAAAGCGATCCCCTTATTGTCTAAACTCAAACTAATGTAA